One window of the Aquila chrysaetos chrysaetos chromosome 8, bAquChr1.4, whole genome shotgun sequence genome contains the following:
- the B3GNT2 gene encoding N-acetyllactosaminide beta-1,3-N-acetylglucosaminyltransferase 2 has translation MSVGRRRLKLLGILMMVNIFIYVIVEVSKSGSQEKNAKGRVIIPRSKFWRKYTPHKAYWNKQQQKLELLYNPILTLLSNMTVEENLVSNSSVLSSCDPDPWVPSEVSDFANLPDRFKDFLLYLRCRNYSLLMDQPNKCKHKPFLLLAIKSLTPHFDRRQAIRESWGKEIKSGDVTVKRVFLLGQTPPEDNFPDLSDMIKFESETHQDILLWNYRDTFFNLTLKEVLFLKWVSSSCADVQFIFKGDDDVFVNTHQILDYLKSLSKDKAKDLFIGDVIKDAGPHREKKLKYYIPESVYEGSYPPYAGGGGFLYSGDLALRLNNASDQVLLYPIDDVYTGMCLQKLGLAPEKHKGFKTFDIEEKYRNNICSYTNLMLVHSRKPQEMIKIWTRLQDPHLNC, from the coding sequence ATGAGTGTTGGACGCAGGAGATTAAAGCTGCTGGGAATTCTGATGATggtaaacatttttatttatgtgattGTGGAAGTCTCAAAAAGTGGCAGCCAAGAGAAGAATGCAAAAGGCCGTGTTATTATACCACGCAGCAAATTCTGGAGAAAATACACTCCTCACAAAGCTTATTGgaacaaacagcaacagaagcTTGAACTGCTGTACAACCCTATTCTGACCTTGCTTTCCAATATGACTGTGGAAGAGAACTTAGTTTCTAACTCGAGTGTTCTCAGTTCCTGTGACCCTGACCCGTGGGTACCTTCAGAGGTTAGTGACTTTGCAAACTTGCCAGACAGATTCAAAGATTTTCTACTTTATTTGAGATGTagaaattattcattattaatGGATCAGCCAAACAAGTGCAAACATAAaccttttctgctgctggctATTAAGTCACTTACACCCCATTTTGATAGAAGGCAAGCAATTAGGGAATCCTGGggcaaggaaataaaatcagggGATGTGACAGTCAAACGGGTCTTCTTACTTGGACAGACACCACCAGAGGATAATTTTCCTGATCTTTCAGACATGATAAAATTTGAGAGTGAAACCCACCAAGACATTCTCCTCTGGAACTACAGAGACACTTTCTTCAATTTAACTCTGAAAGAGGTGCTGTTTCTTAAGTGGGTCAGCAGCAGTTGCGCAGATgtccagtttatttttaagggtGATGATGATGTTTTTGTGAATACCCATCAGATCCTGGATTACTTGAAGAGCTTATCAAAGGACAAAGCCAAAGACTTATTTATAGGTGATGTGATCAAAGATGCTGGACctcatagagaaaaaaaattgaagtacTACATCCCAGAAAGTGTTTATGAAGGTTCATATCCTCCATACGCAGGAGGCGGTGGGTTTCTGTACTCTGGTGATCTGGCATTAAGACTGAATAATGCATCTGACCAGGTACTCCTTTACCCTATTGATGATGTTTATACTGGAATGTGCCTTCAGAAGCTTGGGCTTGCTCCGGAAAAACACAAAGGCTTCAAAACATTTGATATcgaagagaaatacagaaataacatATGTTCCTACACAAACTTAATGTTAGTACATAGTAGAAAACCTCAAGAAATGATTAAGATTTGGACACGCTTGCAAGATCCACACTTAAATTGTTAA